In the genome of Massilibacillus massiliensis, one region contains:
- a CDS encoding glutathione peroxidase: MNIYDFNAKTIKGEEVSLSKYKGKVLIIANTASKCGFTPQYKGLQDLYLQYKDQGLVILGFPSNQFAEQEPGTSDEIQNFCQVNYGVTFPLFEKINVRDENIHPLFQYLSDQEPFQGFDYNHPTGEKLHNVLKERFPAFLEGNSIKWNFTKFLIDRNGNVVKRYEPTTEPSAMKEAIEKLL, from the coding sequence ATGAATATTTATGATTTTAACGCAAAAACCATCAAAGGTGAAGAAGTATCACTCTCAAAATACAAAGGAAAGGTACTCATTATTGCAAACACTGCAAGCAAATGCGGTTTTACACCTCAATATAAGGGACTGCAAGATTTATATCTGCAATATAAAGATCAAGGTCTCGTAATTCTAGGTTTTCCGAGCAATCAATTTGCTGAACAAGAACCTGGTACAAGCGATGAGATACAAAATTTCTGCCAAGTGAATTATGGGGTAACTTTCCCGTTATTTGAAAAAATAAATGTACGTGATGAAAACATCCATCCGCTTTTCCAATATCTAAGCGACCAAGAGCCTTTTCAAGGGTTTGATTATAACCATCCAACCGGAGAAAAATTACACAATGTATTAAAAGAAAGATTCCCTGCCTTCTTGGAGGGTAATTCAATTAAATGGAACTTTACGAAGTTTTTAATTGATCGAAACGGCAACGTCGTTAAACGGTATGAGCCTACAACAGAACCATCCGCAATGAAAGAAGCAATTGAAAAATTACTTTAA
- a CDS encoding glutaredoxin domain-containing protein: MVKVYSIPNCPWCQKLKKYLSLNNIDFTEVNVEDDEAGRDELFALTNQLNVPVAQIEKNVVIGFNKEELDTYLNLNQGGM, from the coding sequence ATGGTTAAAGTATATTCTATTCCAAATTGTCCATGGTGCCAAAAATTAAAAAAATATCTTTCCCTAAACAATATCGATTTTACCGAGGTCAATGTCGAAGACGATGAAGCCGGTCGAGACGAATTATTTGCTCTTACAAATCAACTTAACGTCCCTGTCGCACAGATTGAAAAAAATGTTGTCATCGGCTTTAACAAAGAAGAATTGGATACGTATTTAAACTTAAACCAAGGAGGAATGTAA
- a CDS encoding NAD(P)/FAD-dependent oxidoreductase — protein MPTALKIIPDTSSNVQKTLDVNGIFVNIGVEPRTQLYKNDIALAKSGHIIAGETCETNIKGVFAAGDIRTKPIRQLTTAAADGTVAALLAEKYIAEKGKEQ, from the coding sequence ATGCCTACGGCATTGAAAATTATCCCGGACACCTCATCTAATGTACAAAAAACATTAGATGTAAATGGTATCTTTGTAAATATCGGCGTTGAGCCAAGAACACAGTTATATAAAAACGATATAGCACTGGCTAAATCCGGGCATATTATCGCTGGAGAGACTTGTGAAACCAATATTAAAGGTGTTTTCGCTGCAGGCGATATACGAACAAAACCCATACGGCAACTAACAACCGCTGCTGCTGATGGAACCGTAGCCGCTCTGCTCGCTGAAAAATACATTGCAGAAAAAGGAAAGGAGCAGTAA
- a CDS encoding FAD-dependent oxidoreductase: MPKSQKPLDVLIIGAGIGGLTAGLYAARMKLTTLILEDELVGGQIIDAYGIENYPGHLI; this comes from the coding sequence TTGCCAAAATCACAAAAGCCATTGGATGTGCTTATTATCGGTGCCGGCATTGGTGGATTAACTGCCGGATTATATGCTGCACGAATGAAGTTAACTACCTTAATTTTAGAAGATGAACTCGTAGGCGGACAAATCATTGATGCCTACGGCATTGAAAATTATCCCGGACACCTCATCTAA
- a CDS encoding DUF2164 domain-containing protein produces the protein MNCIELSKERKQILIEEIKKIFMHEYDEEISTFKAENYLDFTLNTMGVYIYNQAIADTHEFMQQKTEELFSLEKRVIK, from the coding sequence ATGAACTGCATAGAGTTGAGCAAGGAGCGGAAGCAAATTCTCATCGAAGAAATCAAAAAAATTTTTATGCACGAATATGATGAGGAGATAAGCACTTTTAAGGCTGAAAATTATTTGGACTTTACCTTGAACACTATGGGCGTATATATTTACAATCAGGCGATTGCAGATACGCATGAGTTCATGCAGCAAAAAACAGAGGAACTATTTAGTTTGGAAAAGCGGGTTATTAAATAA
- a CDS encoding ATP-binding protein encodes MLERDLLELVEKIQNYQTEFYDIEVKEAHEGCPKKLYDTISAFSNQNGGGTLVFGLKEATGFEEVGVYDPADLQKKMTEQCKQMSPIVRPVFTFCKIDNKIIMAAEIPEIDVNDKPCFYTGKGRLTGSYIRVGDSDEQMTEYEVYSYDAFRNKYQEDIRLTEKVPVSMLDKNKLDAYVIALKNKKTRLAAMHNEEIYELMGVTKSNIPTLAGTMMFCKYPQGYFPQFCMTAVVVPGYEVGEVGSMGERFIDNKRIDGTIPEMLEEAVRFVYKNSAIKTIIDKATGQRQDKMEYPMDAIREIILNALIHRDYSIQTEGIPIQLLLFKDRLEVKSPGGLYGRFRIDQIGKAQPDTRNPVIATMMEDLSLTENRYSGIPTIRRSMKEFGLKEPVFDDARNYFSVTLYNETANASKIEEHGDLVRFCRVPRSRDEITAYLGLKTNYHAMKKYILPLIEKGKLKYTIPDKPKSRNQRFIAD; translated from the coding sequence ATGCTTGAACGTGATTTATTAGAATTAGTAGAAAAAATACAAAACTATCAAACAGAATTTTATGATATTGAGGTAAAAGAAGCACACGAAGGATGTCCTAAAAAATTATATGATACGATATCTGCTTTTTCTAATCAAAATGGTGGAGGCACATTAGTATTTGGGCTAAAGGAAGCGACTGGTTTTGAGGAGGTTGGTGTATATGATCCAGCTGATTTACAAAAGAAAATGACTGAACAATGTAAGCAAATGTCGCCAATTGTAAGACCTGTTTTCACTTTTTGTAAAATTGATAACAAAATCATTATGGCAGCTGAAATCCCGGAAATTGATGTGAATGATAAACCATGTTTCTATACAGGAAAAGGGCGGCTGACAGGTTCATACATACGAGTTGGAGACTCTGATGAACAAATGACAGAATATGAAGTGTATAGTTATGATGCCTTTAGGAATAAATATCAGGAGGATATTCGTCTGACTGAAAAGGTACCAGTTTCTATGCTTGATAAAAATAAATTGGATGCGTATGTGATCGCGTTAAAAAATAAAAAAACTAGATTAGCGGCAATGCATAATGAAGAAATTTATGAATTGATGGGCGTGACCAAAAGTAATATACCAACTTTAGCGGGAACCATGATGTTTTGTAAATATCCACAGGGTTATTTTCCGCAATTTTGTATGACCGCTGTTGTTGTCCCGGGATATGAAGTGGGCGAAGTTGGAAGTATGGGAGAACGGTTCATTGATAATAAAAGAATTGATGGGACAATTCCTGAAATGTTAGAAGAAGCAGTACGGTTTGTATATAAGAATAGTGCAATTAAAACAATTATTGATAAAGCAACCGGACAAAGACAGGATAAGATGGAATATCCAATGGATGCAATCAGAGAAATTATATTAAATGCGTTGATTCATCGCGATTATAGCATACAGACGGAGGGGATACCGATACAGCTACTCCTGTTTAAAGACAGGCTGGAAGTTAAAAGTCCTGGCGGACTGTATGGAAGATTTAGAATTGATCAGATTGGTAAGGCACAGCCTGACACAAGAAATCCTGTGATTGCTACTATGATGGAAGATCTGTCGCTTACTGAAAATCGTTATTCAGGAATACCAACGATTCGGAGAAGTATGAAAGAATTTGGATTAAAGGAACCTGTATTTGATGATGCCAGGAATTATTTTTCTGTGACCTTATATAATGAGACTGCCAATGCGTCTAAAATTGAAGAGCATGGAGACTTGGTTAGATTTTGCAGGGTTCCAAGAAGCAGGGATGAAATTACTGCATATTTAGGTTTAAAAACAAATTATCATGCGATGAAAAAGTATATTTTGCCTTTAATTGAAAAAGGTAAATTAAAATATACAATACCAGATAAGCCAAAGAGTAGAAATCAAAGGTTTATTGCTGATTAA
- a CDS encoding AAA family ATPase, whose amino-acid sequence MLLNPYTPGAGVPPRYLAGREDTMKSAEEALAYISHGYFARSVVYYGLRGVGKTVLLNHIENMAEERNIHFEQIEIAERGSFKSTISLHVLKLIRQMSIKSKMKQYIDKALSVLKAFSIKYSPEGEVSVGVDPEIIAAIGVADTGNFQNDLTELFVALGTIAQKEECGVALFIDEIQYLKDDEFEALIAAIHRVNQKALPLIVFAAGLPKIAKIAGDVKSYAERLFAFVSIGSLSYEAGKLALTEPAKRWNVEYTDKAIAQILESTECYPYFLQEYGKQVWGQLGDERTINEKMVKAAYVDFEKSLDESFFKVRHDRATPRELEFMLAMVKTGKLPCSTNDIAVQLNCAMSTVSPLRAQLIHKGFIYSSNRGEVDFTVPQFDKFLKRIHEL is encoded by the coding sequence ATGCTGTTAAATCCTTATACACCGGGAGCAGGAGTTCCTCCGAGATATTTAGCAGGACGAGAGGATACCATGAAAAGTGCCGAGGAAGCATTAGCGTATATTTCTCATGGATATTTTGCACGTTCTGTTGTTTATTATGGATTACGTGGTGTCGGCAAGACTGTTTTACTGAACCATATTGAAAATATGGCCGAAGAGCGAAATATTCATTTTGAACAGATTGAAATAGCAGAACGTGGTTCCTTTAAAAGCACTATTTCATTGCACGTTTTAAAGCTGATTCGTCAGATGAGTATAAAGTCTAAAATGAAACAATACATAGATAAAGCATTATCAGTATTAAAAGCCTTCTCTATAAAATATTCACCAGAGGGTGAAGTAAGTGTTGGAGTTGACCCGGAAATTATAGCTGCGATTGGTGTAGCGGATACAGGAAACTTTCAAAACGATTTGACCGAATTATTTGTAGCCTTAGGTACGATTGCGCAGAAAGAAGAGTGTGGGGTTGCATTATTTATTGATGAAATCCAGTATTTAAAAGATGATGAATTTGAAGCTTTGATTGCTGCGATACACAGAGTCAATCAAAAAGCATTACCGCTGATTGTATTTGCCGCTGGTCTGCCTAAAATTGCAAAAATAGCTGGTGATGTAAAATCTTATGCAGAACGTTTATTTGCGTTTGTTTCGATAGGTTCCTTGTCTTATGAAGCAGGGAAACTGGCATTAACCGAGCCTGCAAAAAGATGGAATGTAGAGTATACGGATAAGGCGATTGCACAAATACTGGAGAGTACAGAATGTTACCCGTATTTTCTGCAAGAGTATGGTAAGCAAGTATGGGGGCAATTGGGTGACGAACGTACCATTAATGAGAAAATGGTAAAAGCCGCCTATGTCGATTTTGAGAAAAGCTTAGACGAGAGTTTTTTCAAGGTTAGGCATGATAGAGCTACACCAAGAGAACTTGAGTTTATGCTGGCAATGGTGAAAACAGGCAAACTGCCGTGTTCCACAAATGATATTGCCGTGCAACTGAATTGTGCAATGTCAACGGTATCGCCGCTTAGAGCGCAACTAATTCACAAGGGATTTATCTACTCATCCAATCGCGGTGAGGTGGATTTTACTGTACCGCAGTTTGATAAGTTTTTAAAAAGAATACATGAACTTTAA